The proteins below are encoded in one region of Sulfitobacter sp. SK012:
- a CDS encoding formylglycine-generating enzyme family protein, with the protein MNKLCKPHQDMNWVEPGHFHMGSTEHYADEAPVHKVTVAGFWMDATTVTNAQFSVFVEATGYVTVAERPLNPADFPGADPLLLVPGSLVFNMTAGPVDLRDVSNWWSYVPGACWHRPEGLNSGIDGRLDHPVVQIAFEDAQAYATWVGKELPTEAEWEYAARGGLDGKPYVWGDDFKPRGKIMAKTWQGDFPWRNKAKKKLARTAPVGSYPSNGYGLYDMAGNVWQWTTDWFVSHHSEKETTSCCTLDNPRGPSVSESYDPQQPNIKIPRKVVKGGSFLCAPSYCRRYRPAARHAQMIDSGMSHIGFRCIERTKSLTQENL; encoded by the coding sequence ATGAATAAGCTCTGCAAACCTCATCAAGATATGAACTGGGTTGAGCCCGGTCACTTCCATATGGGATCGACCGAGCACTATGCTGACGAAGCGCCAGTTCATAAGGTGACGGTGGCCGGTTTCTGGATGGATGCGACGACTGTGACCAACGCGCAGTTTAGCGTATTTGTAGAGGCGACCGGATACGTAACCGTCGCAGAGCGCCCCTTGAATCCCGCAGATTTTCCCGGCGCAGATCCGTTGTTATTGGTCCCGGGATCTTTGGTTTTCAACATGACCGCCGGCCCGGTTGATTTGCGCGATGTATCGAATTGGTGGTCGTATGTGCCGGGTGCGTGCTGGCACCGACCCGAAGGTTTGAACAGCGGAATTGACGGTCGTCTTGATCATCCTGTCGTTCAGATCGCTTTTGAAGATGCCCAAGCCTATGCGACTTGGGTGGGCAAGGAGCTGCCCACTGAAGCGGAATGGGAATACGCCGCGCGCGGCGGTTTGGATGGCAAACCCTATGTCTGGGGGGATGATTTCAAACCGCGCGGTAAAATCATGGCCAAGACTTGGCAGGGCGATTTTCCGTGGCGGAACAAAGCCAAAAAGAAACTCGCTCGGACGGCTCCCGTCGGATCCTATCCCTCTAATGGGTATGGGCTTTACGACATGGCCGGGAATGTGTGGCAGTGGACGACCGATTGGTTTGTGAGCCACCATTCCGAAAAAGAAACAACTTCATGCTGCACTTTGGATAACCCACGCGGACCGTCCGTGAGTGAAAGTTATGATCCGCAACAGCCGAACATCAAGATTCCAAGGAAAGTCGTGAAGGGCGGTTCCTTTCTTTGTGCGCCGAGCTACTGTCGACGGTATCGGCCAGCGGCACGGCATGCGCAGATGATTGACAGCGGCATGAGCCACATCGGATTCCGGTGCATAGAACGAACTAAGTCACTAACTCAGGAGAATTTGTAA
- the hemP gene encoding hemin uptake protein HemP, whose protein sequence is MSFHSVKEISAPISTSLPTYAAEDLTKNGDQAQIVLGTQTYTLRITRAGKLILTK, encoded by the coding sequence ATGTCCTTTCACTCTGTCAAAGAAATTTCAGCACCTATCAGTACCAGTTTGCCGACATACGCTGCCGAGGATCTGACCAAGAATGGCGATCAGGCTCAGATTGTTCTGGGCACACAAACCTACACCCTGCGGATCACGCGGGCTGGCAAATTGATCTTGACCAAATGA
- the bfr gene encoding bacterioferritin — translation MNGDKKVIEYLNDALRSELTAVSQYWLHYRMQEDWGLGHMAKKSREESIEEMNHADKIITRILFLGGHPNLQKLDPLRIGQTPKETLECDLASEHDARDLYLEARKHCEAVGDFVTKNIFEELITDEEGHIDFLETQLDLVAKLGDEKYALLNATKMDEAE, via the coding sequence ATGAACGGCGACAAGAAAGTTATCGAGTACCTCAACGACGCGCTGCGCAGCGAATTGACGGCAGTTAGCCAGTATTGGCTGCACTACCGGATGCAAGAAGACTGGGGTCTTGGCCACATGGCCAAAAAATCCCGCGAAGAAAGCATCGAAGAAATGAACCATGCGGACAAGATTATCACCCGCATCCTGTTTCTGGGAGGCCATCCAAACCTGCAAAAACTGGACCCACTCCGGATTGGCCAGACACCAAAAGAGACGCTGGAATGCGACTTGGCATCAGAGCACGATGCGCGCGATTTGTATCTCGAAGCGCGCAAACATTGCGAAGCTGTCGGTGATTTCGTGACCAAGAACATCTTCGAGGAACTGATCACGGATGAGGAGGGGCATATCGACTTCCTTGAAACGCAGCTCGACCTTGTGGCGAAACTAGGTGATGAAAAGTATGCCCTGCTCAATGCAACGAAAATGGATGAAGCCGAGTAA
- a CDS encoding MAPEG family protein, whose protein sequence is MTAELTSLFAFCATLLAIILAQAMVLAKTNGMAYVMGNRDTSPTAQSALGGRLARVLGNSIEAAVIFAPFVLIAAQLGISNSMTQWSAVIFIIARIAYAVIYAAGINGLRTLVWNVGFICLVIFGLGILFG, encoded by the coding sequence ATGACAGCAGAATTGACCTCACTTTTCGCGTTTTGCGCAACTCTCCTAGCCATCATCTTGGCTCAGGCTATGGTTTTGGCCAAGACTAATGGCATGGCCTATGTGATGGGGAATCGAGACACATCGCCCACAGCACAGAGCGCCCTTGGTGGTCGGCTGGCGCGCGTTTTGGGCAATAGCATCGAGGCCGCCGTCATCTTTGCTCCGTTTGTTTTGATCGCCGCTCAACTGGGGATTTCCAACTCCATGACGCAGTGGAGCGCCGTCATTTTTATCATCGCAAGAATAGCCTATGCCGTCATCTATGCAGCAGGGATCAACGGATTGCGGACGCTTGTTTGGAATGTCGGATTTATCTGCCTTGTCATCTTTGGTCTTGGCATTTTGTTCGGCTAA
- a CDS encoding imelysin family protein, which produces MKRFLMPLALALCPVTVLADGNDPVIDEIVTAHILPRFEALAQQSATLAEAAQADCSPGSDPLRVAFLSAFDAWVSVSHLRFGPTEIEDRGFALAFWPDSRGKTPRALGKLIMDQDPIGLGVEDYADMSIAARGFYALEFLLFDEALSTAGGDAYRCRLLQTIAADTADMTSDIWDGWPGDYAERLLNPSIEGTYRSDEEVLQELLKATSTGLEFTAESRLGRPMGTFEKPRPTRAEAWRSGQSAHHVSLSLAVTRDLAVRLAGDDAELVSDLNGAFGRAQQQLADLDDPIFASVVQPQGRLKIEVVQQSINTARTIIQDRLGPKLGVAAGFNALDGD; this is translated from the coding sequence ATGAAACGTTTCTTAATGCCGCTCGCTCTAGCGCTGTGTCCTGTCACTGTGTTGGCGGATGGCAACGATCCAGTCATTGATGAAATCGTCACAGCGCATATTTTGCCCCGATTTGAGGCGCTTGCACAGCAATCTGCAACATTGGCAGAAGCTGCGCAGGCGGACTGTTCACCGGGATCAGATCCACTGAGGGTGGCATTTTTGAGTGCATTCGACGCTTGGGTGTCGGTCAGTCATTTGCGGTTTGGACCAACAGAGATTGAGGACCGTGGCTTTGCCCTCGCCTTTTGGCCGGACAGCCGAGGCAAAACCCCAAGAGCGCTGGGCAAGCTGATCATGGATCAAGACCCGATAGGACTGGGTGTTGAGGATTATGCTGATATGTCCATCGCCGCGCGGGGTTTTTATGCGTTGGAGTTCTTGCTTTTCGATGAGGCGCTCAGCACTGCGGGAGGCGATGCCTATCGCTGCCGCTTACTCCAAACAATTGCAGCAGACACTGCTGATATGACATCGGATATATGGGATGGCTGGCCGGGCGACTACGCCGAACGGCTGTTGAATCCTTCAATTGAGGGCACATATCGGTCGGACGAAGAAGTGCTTCAGGAGCTCTTAAAAGCGACGTCGACCGGGCTAGAGTTCACCGCAGAGAGCCGGCTTGGGCGGCCTATGGGAACCTTCGAAAAACCGCGGCCCACTCGTGCCGAAGCTTGGCGTTCCGGGCAATCGGCGCATCATGTTTCCCTGAGCCTTGCCGTGACCCGCGATCTTGCGGTTCGGTTGGCGGGCGATGATGCCGAATTGGTTTCTGATTTGAACGGTGCCTTTGGTCGCGCCCAGCAGCAATTGGCAGATTTAGACGACCCGATCTTTGCGAGTGTTGTCCAGCCGCAAGGTCGCCTGAAAATCGAGGTTGTTCAGCAGTCAATCAACACCGCTCGCACTATCATCCAAGATAGGCTTGGTCCGAAACTTGGGGTGGCCGCTGGCTTTAACGCGCTGGACGGAGACTAG
- a CDS encoding (2Fe-2S)-binding protein, whose amino-acid sequence MIVCHCQNISDHDINAAIDWMRASDDMAIITPGKVYRALGKAADCGGCMSLFLSTMRSNNNLEVPMHLRNLRSAATQENQHERRQESYRVPQRRAAQRIDGS is encoded by the coding sequence ATGATAGTTTGTCATTGTCAAAACATCAGCGATCACGACATCAACGCAGCCATTGATTGGATGCGGGCATCGGATGACATGGCCATCATCACCCCAGGCAAAGTTTATCGCGCACTGGGTAAAGCGGCAGATTGCGGCGGCTGCATGTCGCTGTTTCTGTCTACCATGCGATCAAACAACAATCTGGAAGTCCCCATGCACCTGCGAAATCTAAGATCCGCAGCAACACAGGAAAACCAACATGAACGGCGACAAGAAAGTTATCGAGTACCTCAACGACGCGCTGCGCAGCGAATTGACGGCAGTTAG
- a CDS encoding imelysin family protein: MKRTILSSTALFVALATPAFALEKADVVETYADIAAAKYEDSLITAQALQNSVDALIANPSAEALQAAKEAWLAARVPYQQTEVYRFGNAIVDDWEGKVNAWPLDEGLIDYVDASYGGPSDENAFAALNIVANPMFTLSGSEIDATAITPALLSETLHEADGVESNVATGYHAIEFLLWGQDLNGHGDGAGNRAWTDYAVDDACTNDNCDRRGEYLKAATDLLVSDLEWMTAQWADDGAARAEVVSNPDAGLAAILTGMGSLSYGETAGERMRLGLMLNDPEEEHDCFSDNTHNSHFYDGLGVQNVYLGEYVRADGTIVSGPSLADLVSSTDEALDAEMQLKLSATMMALGRIKTAAEAGFAYDQMLERGNEAGEALVMGGVNGLIDQTRSIERVVTALGLDQVAIEGSDSLDDPEAVFQ, from the coding sequence ATGAAACGCACGATTTTATCCTCTACCGCACTGTTCGTGGCGCTCGCCACACCTGCATTTGCTCTCGAAAAGGCGGATGTTGTAGAGACCTATGCCGATATTGCGGCTGCCAAATATGAGGATAGCCTGATCACGGCGCAGGCCTTGCAAAATTCGGTCGATGCTTTGATTGCAAACCCATCTGCCGAAGCGCTTCAGGCCGCAAAAGAGGCATGGTTGGCAGCAAGAGTGCCTTACCAGCAGACGGAAGTTTATCGTTTTGGGAACGCAATCGTCGATGATTGGGAAGGTAAAGTGAACGCATGGCCACTGGATGAAGGGTTGATCGATTATGTCGATGCGTCCTACGGCGGTCCGTCTGACGAGAACGCATTTGCTGCGCTGAACATCGTGGCAAACCCAATGTTCACACTGTCGGGCAGTGAGATAGACGCAACCGCAATTACACCGGCGCTTTTGTCGGAGACATTGCATGAAGCGGATGGCGTCGAATCCAACGTGGCGACTGGATATCACGCCATCGAATTCTTGCTTTGGGGTCAGGACTTGAATGGCCATGGTGACGGCGCAGGAAATCGCGCTTGGACAGATTATGCGGTGGATGATGCCTGCACGAATGACAATTGTGACCGCCGTGGTGAATATCTGAAAGCCGCAACAGATTTGTTGGTTTCTGACCTTGAATGGATGACTGCACAATGGGCTGACGATGGTGCCGCGCGCGCGGAAGTTGTTTCAAATCCGGATGCTGGACTTGCAGCCATTCTGACGGGCATGGGATCGCTATCTTACGGCGAAACGGCGGGCGAACGCATGCGCCTTGGCTTGATGTTGAACGATCCCGAAGAGGAGCATGATTGCTTTTCTGACAACACCCACAACAGCCACTTCTACGATGGTTTGGGTGTGCAGAATGTCTATCTGGGAGAATATGTCCGTGCTGACGGTACCATCGTTTCCGGACCATCCTTGGCTGATCTGGTGAGCAGCACCGATGAAGCCCTTGATGCAGAAATGCAGCTTAAGCTGAGTGCGACAATGATGGCGCTGGGCCGGATCAAGACGGCAGCTGAGGCAGGCTTTGCTTATGACCAGATGCTGGAACGTGGCAATGAAGCGGGCGAAGCATTGGTCATGGGCGGTGTTAACGGTCTGATTGACCAGACCCGCAGCATCGAGCGTGTCGTCACTGCGCTTGGCCTTGATCAGGTTGCGATTGAAGGATCAGACAGCCTCGATGATCCCGAAGCTGTGTTTCAGTAA
- a CDS encoding DUF1513 domain-containing protein, producing the protein MTASIPNRRGFLAGLAAASLIPHPTWADAGSPAYLSAAATQDGSYLLCGIAADLTVLFQIPLPDRGHAAAAHPSKPEVVAFARRPGTFAVVIDCTTQTETARLMAPLGRHFYGHGAFSEDGNWLFTTENDYEAGQGCIGVWDVAAGYVRSAEFPSGGIGPHDIKRLPGTDTLVIANGGIDTHPDSGRTKLNIATMRPNLTYVDAGVVIETAELAPDLQKNSIRHLAVSAKGMVAFGMQWQGDTDVIGLVGTHRMGQSVRILQAPQEQVRSMQGYVGSIAFKADDKTVAATSPRGGSVHMFNAETGGFSHSHHLVDVSGVAPNEDGFVITSGLGVLQKIGNRTKPLRAQQDLLWDNHLIAVETAKL; encoded by the coding sequence GTGACCGCTTCGATCCCAAACAGGCGGGGTTTCCTTGCGGGACTGGCCGCAGCAAGTTTGATCCCGCACCCCACATGGGCAGATGCTGGATCGCCCGCTTATTTGTCTGCGGCAGCGACGCAGGATGGATCTTATTTACTGTGCGGCATTGCGGCGGATTTGACCGTGCTGTTCCAGATCCCTTTGCCAGATCGAGGCCATGCCGCGGCTGCGCACCCCAGTAAGCCGGAGGTCGTCGCCTTTGCCCGTAGACCAGGTACGTTTGCCGTCGTGATTGATTGCACAACCCAAACAGAAACGGCGCGATTGATGGCTCCACTCGGTCGCCATTTTTATGGACACGGCGCGTTTTCAGAAGACGGCAATTGGCTGTTTACGACAGAGAACGACTATGAGGCAGGGCAGGGATGTATCGGCGTTTGGGATGTGGCGGCTGGTTATGTTCGATCGGCGGAATTTCCAAGCGGTGGTATCGGACCACATGATATCAAGCGCCTGCCGGGCACGGATACGCTGGTTATCGCCAATGGTGGGATCGACACGCACCCAGATAGCGGCCGCACCAAGCTCAACATTGCGACGATGAGGCCAAACCTTACTTATGTTGATGCAGGCGTGGTGATTGAGACCGCCGAACTTGCTCCTGATCTGCAAAAGAACTCGATCCGCCATCTGGCGGTATCTGCAAAGGGAATGGTCGCCTTTGGGATGCAATGGCAGGGGGACACTGATGTCATTGGGCTGGTTGGAACACACCGAATGGGGCAATCAGTCCGCATCCTGCAAGCGCCGCAGGAACAGGTCCGATCGATGCAGGGGTATGTGGGTAGCATTGCGTTCAAGGCAGATGACAAAACTGTCGCGGCGACGTCGCCGCGTGGCGGATCTGTGCATATGTTCAACGCCGAAACGGGAGGTTTCAGCCATTCACATCACTTGGTGGACGTAAGTGGGGTCGCGCCGAATGAGGATGGTTTTGTTATTACTTCCGGTTTGGGTGTCCTCCAGAAAATTGGGAACCGCACGAAGCCTTTGAGGGCACAGCAAGACCTGCTCTGGGACAATCATCTTATTGCTGTCGAAACTGCCAAGTTATGA
- a CDS encoding TetR/AcrR family transcriptional regulator yields the protein MSRTRGFDDEKVRNAIVQVFWERGYEATNLSQLEAATSLVRTSLYNAFGNKSDMFAQALQQYHAMIEQLFEEMTRDKSAEALLGVFEALMEQTDEVSGWPVGCLMVGAATQSATLEQSHIEIVRAYRAMLVTKTQAVLERDQRLGTLSDEIDTDSAAELLVCIMWGALVSQCISSSENRSMGGLKTLRQVLSGWVI from the coding sequence ATGTCACGAACTAGGGGATTTGATGACGAAAAAGTACGAAATGCGATTGTGCAGGTGTTTTGGGAGCGTGGATACGAGGCGACAAACCTAAGCCAGCTTGAGGCCGCAACGTCGCTGGTTAGGACCAGCTTGTATAATGCGTTTGGCAATAAGTCTGATATGTTTGCTCAGGCTCTGCAGCAGTACCACGCGATGATCGAACAGCTTTTTGAAGAAATGACGCGTGATAAGAGCGCCGAGGCTTTGTTGGGTGTTTTTGAAGCGCTGATGGAGCAAACCGATGAAGTTTCTGGTTGGCCCGTTGGTTGCCTAATGGTCGGAGCTGCCACGCAAAGCGCCACACTTGAGCAAAGCCACATCGAGATTGTGCGGGCCTACCGCGCGATGCTGGTTACAAAGACCCAAGCGGTGCTTGAGCGCGACCAAAGATTAGGAACTCTTTCAGATGAAATTGACACCGACAGTGCGGCAGAACTGCTGGTGTGTATCATGTGGGGCGCGCTTGTATCTCAGTGCATATCGTCTTCGGAAAACCGCTCAATGGGCGGACTGAAGACACTTCGGCAGGTTCTTTCTGGGTGGGTGATCTAG
- a CDS encoding di-heme oxidoreductase family protein, with the protein MKPSKFILAAALLGSAAFADGGGVILGDLHLNVVPRTVAEAARIAGATALATDFSKPSRFEERSAGAATVRVLKSADAFSQPSDNISFEDELDFKVGNGLFRKLWVSSPSSTLASDGLGPLYNARSCQRCHIKDGRGHPPEGPDDNSISMFLRVSIPGNPEDAVAEIEGYLATLPEPNYGSQLQDFAIQGYVAEYALEITYEEEILTLAEGQTVSLRHPTYAAGNLGYGPLHPDAMLSPRVAPQMIGMGLLEAIPAADILAGTDPEDADGDGISGRANIVWSAVHDQPMLGRFGLKAGSPTVQEQSASAFLGDIGISSPIFTAGAGECTDLQTDCQTAIHGDGDDRGTEIDALGLELVTFYSRNLGVPARRNVGDAQVLRGKELFYDTGCTACHKPSFVTHRLENQPEQSFQLIWPYTDMLLHDMGPGLADNRPEARATGQEWRTPPLWGIGLTEQVSGHTYFLHDGRARSLLEAVMWHGGEAQDQRDAVIEMSTEDRDAIISFLESL; encoded by the coding sequence ATGAAGCCGAGTAAATTCATCCTCGCGGCGGCCCTTTTGGGATCCGCCGCTTTCGCCGACGGTGGCGGTGTTATTCTAGGCGACCTGCATTTGAACGTCGTTCCTAGAACGGTCGCCGAAGCTGCGCGAATTGCTGGTGCAACGGCGCTAGCGACTGATTTTTCCAAGCCATCACGTTTTGAAGAACGCTCCGCCGGGGCCGCAACTGTTCGGGTGTTGAAATCCGCAGACGCCTTTTCGCAACCCTCCGACAACATCAGTTTTGAGGATGAGCTGGACTTCAAAGTCGGCAACGGGCTTTTTCGCAAGCTTTGGGTGTCGTCGCCGTCCTCGACACTTGCGTCCGATGGGTTGGGTCCGCTTTACAATGCGCGGTCTTGTCAGCGATGTCACATCAAAGATGGGCGGGGGCATCCGCCTGAGGGGCCGGACGACAATTCAATATCGATGTTTTTGCGCGTGTCCATTCCAGGAAATCCTGAGGATGCAGTAGCTGAGATTGAAGGTTACCTGGCAACTCTGCCAGAGCCGAATTATGGCAGTCAGCTGCAAGATTTTGCGATTCAGGGGTACGTCGCTGAATACGCGCTTGAGATTACCTATGAAGAAGAGATCCTTACCCTTGCTGAGGGACAAACAGTATCCCTGCGCCACCCGACCTATGCCGCGGGAAACCTTGGCTATGGACCGCTGCACCCTGACGCGATGTTAAGCCCGCGCGTTGCACCGCAGATGATCGGCATGGGGCTATTGGAGGCGATACCCGCCGCGGATATTCTTGCTGGAACGGACCCCGAAGATGCGGATGGCGATGGGATATCTGGCCGTGCAAATATTGTGTGGTCAGCAGTGCATGATCAGCCGATGTTGGGGCGTTTTGGGTTAAAGGCCGGCAGTCCTACGGTTCAAGAACAGAGCGCGTCTGCGTTTCTTGGGGACATCGGTATTTCCAGCCCGATCTTTACCGCGGGGGCCGGAGAGTGCACGGATCTGCAAACTGATTGCCAGACTGCCATTCACGGTGATGGCGACGATCGTGGAACTGAGATTGATGCATTGGGTCTGGAGCTGGTGACATTCTATAGCCGCAACCTTGGCGTTCCTGCCCGTCGAAACGTGGGTGATGCTCAGGTGCTGCGCGGCAAGGAGTTGTTTTATGATACGGGCTGCACCGCTTGCCACAAGCCAAGCTTTGTAACGCACCGATTAGAAAATCAACCTGAGCAGAGTTTTCAATTGATCTGGCCCTACACAGACATGTTACTCCATGACATGGGCCCCGGTTTGGCGGACAACCGGCCAGAAGCACGCGCAACGGGTCAGGAATGGCGCACGCCACCGCTCTGGGGTATCGGCCTGACCGAGCAGGTGAGTGGACACACTTACTTCTTGCATGACGGTCGCGCGCGATCCTTGCTGGAGGCGGTGATGTGGCACGGCGGTGAGGCGCAAGATCAACGCGATGCGGTCATCGAGATGAGCACCGAAGACCGTGACGCCATTATCTCGTTTTTGGAGAGTCTATGA
- a CDS encoding arylsulfatase yields MSDNPIEKTGISRRQMLMSGAAVVAAAGTVTGVAKEAVAQTASGDKPNILVIWGDDIGQSNISAYTRGLMGYQTPNIDRVATEGMMFTDYYGEQSCTAGRSSFITGQSVFRTGLSKVGMPGASEGMQVEDPTIAGILKSQGYATGQFGKNHLGDKDEMLPTNHGFDEFFGNLYHLNAEEEPENEDYPQDPAFRERFGPRGVIKSSADGTIEDTGPLTKKRMETVDDETTAAAIDFIKRKNEEGVQWFCWWSGTRMHFRTHVKDELRGISGQDEYSDGMVEHDMHIGQFLAVLDELGIADNTVVFYSTDNGPHMNTWPDAAMTPFRGEKNTNWEGGWRVPAMIRWPGKIKPGSISNEIMHHMDWLPTFAAMAGVPDIKEQLLEGITVAEVGGGRDYKVHLDGYNSLAYLTGEEETSPRDEIFYFSDDGDLTALRYQDWKAIFLEHRYPQTLRAWAEPWTELRIPLLFNLRRDPYERANITSNTYWDWYIDRAYLLLPAADYVGKFLETFGEYPPRQKPGSFTIGDAKDKILSTAGSK; encoded by the coding sequence ATGAGTGATAACCCAATTGAAAAGACAGGCATAAGCCGTCGGCAGATGCTGATGTCGGGTGCTGCTGTCGTAGCTGCGGCAGGCACCGTCACCGGTGTTGCCAAAGAGGCTGTTGCACAAACAGCATCAGGCGATAAGCCGAACATCCTAGTGATCTGGGGTGATGATATCGGCCAGTCCAACATCTCAGCCTACACAAGAGGCTTGATGGGCTACCAAACGCCAAATATCGACCGTGTTGCCACCGAAGGTATGATGTTCACCGATTACTACGGCGAGCAGTCGTGCACCGCGGGCCGGTCTTCCTTCATCACAGGTCAGTCTGTGTTCCGTACGGGCCTTTCCAAGGTTGGTATGCCGGGCGCTTCCGAAGGCATGCAAGTTGAAGATCCAACCATTGCTGGTATTTTGAAAAGCCAGGGCTATGCGACCGGTCAGTTCGGCAAGAACCACCTTGGCGACAAAGATGAAATGCTTCCAACAAACCATGGTTTCGATGAGTTTTTTGGCAACCTTTATCACCTGAATGCCGAAGAAGAGCCTGAGAACGAAGACTACCCACAAGACCCTGCGTTCCGCGAACGCTTTGGTCCACGTGGTGTGATCAAGTCTTCGGCAGACGGCACAATCGAAGACACCGGCCCGCTCACCAAAAAGCGCATGGAAACGGTTGATGACGAAACTACCGCAGCGGCGATCGACTTCATCAAACGCAAGAATGAAGAAGGCGTTCAGTGGTTCTGCTGGTGGAGCGGCACACGCATGCACTTCCGCACGCACGTCAAGGATGAGCTACGCGGCATTTCCGGTCAGGACGAGTATAGCGATGGGATGGTTGAGCATGATATGCACATCGGTCAATTCCTCGCCGTTCTTGATGAACTGGGCATCGCAGACAACACGGTCGTCTTCTATTCAACGGACAACGGTCCGCACATGAACACGTGGCCAGATGCGGCAATGACACCGTTCCGTGGTGAAAAGAACACCAACTGGGAAGGTGGCTGGCGCGTGCCAGCGATGATCCGTTGGCCTGGAAAAATCAAACCAGGTTCCATCTCAAACGAGATCATGCACCATATGGACTGGTTGCCGACTTTCGCTGCGATGGCAGGCGTACCTGACATCAAAGAACAGCTCTTGGAAGGTATCACCGTGGCCGAAGTAGGCGGCGGACGTGACTACAAAGTGCACCTGGATGGCTATAACTCGCTGGCCTATCTGACGGGCGAAGAGGAAACATCACCACGTGATGAGATTTTCTACTTCTCGGATGATGGTGATTTGACTGCACTTCGTTATCAGGACTGGAAGGCGATCTTCCTAGAGCACCGTTACCCACAAACGCTGCGCGCTTGGGCCGAACCATGGACCGAGCTTCGTATCCCGCTGCTCTTTAACTTGCGTCGTGACCCGTATGAACGGGCCAATATCACATCCAACACTTATTGGGATTGGTACATCGACCGTGCATACCTCCTGCTTCCAGCGGCAGATTATGTAGGCAAGTTCCTTGAGACCTTTGGTGAATACCCGCCACGTCAGAAGCCGGGTAGCTTCACGATCGGCGACGCCAAGGACAAGATCTTGTCGACCGCTGGCTCGAAGTAA